One segment of Tenrec ecaudatus isolate mTenEca1 chromosome 1, mTenEca1.hap1, whole genome shotgun sequence DNA contains the following:
- the LOC142437112 gene encoding olfactory receptor 10K1 produces MEGTNETAVTEFVFLGFSSLAELQRLLFVVFLLLYLFTLGTNVIIVSTIVLDRALHSPMYFFLAVLSCSETSYTFVIVPKMLVDLLAQRKTISFLGCAIQMFSFLFLGASHSFLLAAMGYDRYVAICNPLRYTVVMGHRVCVGLVGVACACGFTVSLVTTSLVFHLPFRSSNQLHHFFCDISPVLKLASHRSRLSQMVIFMLGVFVLVIPLLLILVSYIRIISAVLKIPSSVGRYKAFSTCASHLIVVIVHYGCASFIYLRPKSNYSSSQDTLISVSYTIFTPVFNPMIYSLRNKEFKSALRRTIGQSSFLVS; encoded by the coding sequence ATGGAGGGGACCAACGAGACGGCCGTGACAGAGTTTGTCTTCCTGGGCTTCTCGTCACTGGCTGAGTTGCAGCGGCTGCTTTTCGTTGTCTTCCTGCTCCTCTACCTCTTTACTCTGGGTACCAATGTCATCATCGTTTCCACCATCGTGCTCGACAGGGCCCTCCACagccccatgtacttcttcctcgccGTCCTCTCCTGCTCTGAGACCAGCTACACGTTTGTCATTGTGCCCAAGATGCTGGTTGACCTGCTTGCCCAGAGGAAGACCATCTCCTTCCTGGGCTGTGCCATCCAGatgttttctttcctcttccttggcGCATCTCactccttcctgctggcagccaTGGGCTACGATCGCTACGTGGCCATCTGTAACCCACTGCGCTACACAGTGGTCATGGGGCACAGGGTATGTGTGGGACTAGTGGGTGTTGCCTGTGCCTGTGGCTTCACTGTCTCCCTGGTCACAACATCCCTGGTATTTCACCTTCCTTTCCGTTCCTCCAACCAACTGCATCACTTCTTCTGTGACATCTCCCCGGTTCTCAAACTGGCATCTCACCGCTCCCGACTGAGCCAGATGGTCATATTCATGCTTGGCGTGTTTGTCCTGGTTATCCCACTGCTACTCATCCTGGTCTCATACATTCGCATAATTTCTGCCGTTCTGAAAATCCCATCCTCTGTGGGAAGATATAAGGCCTTCTCTACCTGTGCCTCCCATCTCATTGTGGTCATTGTTCACTATGGCTGTGCCTCTTTTATCTACTTAAGACCCAAGTCCAATTACTCTTCAAGCCAAGACACTCTGATATCGGTTTCTTATACCATCTTCACTCCAGTGTTCAAtccaatgatttacagtctcagaaataagGAGTTCAAGTCAGCACTTCGAAGAACAATAGGCCAGTCATCATTTCTTGTTAGTTAA